One Thioclava sp. ES.031 genomic window, TCGCCCGCCTCGCAGCGTCAGGCGCTGGAGCTGACCCGGTTCTTCCATCTCGACGTGGAATACTGGCCGATCCTCGATCCGACCGGGATCGGCGAGACGCGCGAGGCCAAGCTTGCCGCCTATCGCGACACCCGCGACCAGATCCGCCGCCATCTCATCGACCGTTTCGGTCCGCCTCAGGAGTAAGCCCATGCCGCGCGCCCGCACTCTCGACACGATCTCGCGTTACTACGACGCCTTCAACACAGGCGATACGGCAGGGATGGAGGCCCAGCTGGGCGAGCCTTTCGCGCATCATGTGAACGAGGGAAAGATCCGCCACGGGATCGAGGCGTTCCGCGAATTCAACAAGCATATGAGCCGCTGCTATCGCGAGCAGCTGACCGACATGGTCATCATGGCCAATGACTCAGGCACGCGGGCGGCGGCGGAGTTCATCGTGAACGGCGTCTATCTGGAAACCGATGACTGGCTGCCCGAGGCGCATGGGCAAAGCTATGTTCTGCCGGCGGGGGCTTTAACAGCTTCCATTTGACTTATACTTTTCGCATCATATATTATCGAAATGATGAAGAGGCTTGTAAGTATTGGCGAGGCCGCAAAGGCCCTGGGCGTGACTCCGCTCACCTTGCGCAGATGGGATGAGAGCGGCAAGCTCAAACCCGACCTCGTAACCGAGGGTGGGCGGCGCCGCTATGACCTCGCCAAACTTCAGCCGGAGCTCCATCGGCAGCAGGATAACGCTGCTCGGCGCACGGTTGCCTACGCACGCGTTTCCTCCCATGACCAGAAACCTGACCTGGAGCGCCAGGCGCAGCTTCTCGAGGCCTATTGCGCCGGGCAGGGCTGGACCTACGAGGTGCTCACCGATCTCGGCTCTGGCATGAACTATCGCAAGAAGGGCCTCAAGCGCCTACTCGAAGACATTGTCGAGGATCGCGTCGGCCGACTGGTCATCACTCACAAGGATCGTTTGCTGCGCTTCGGCGCCGAGCTCGTCTTCGCGATCTGTGAGGCGAAGAACGTCGAGGTCGTAATCCTGAACCAGGGCGAAGACACCAGCTTTGAAGAGGATCTTGCCCGGGACGTGCTTGAGATCGTCACGGTGTTCAGCGCACGGCTCTACGGTGCGCGCTCCCGCAAGAGTGCGAAATTGATCGCAGACATCAAGGCCGCGGCCGAAGGGGGCGATGATGGCACTTGATGGAGCAGCGATCTCTACCCGGATCATGACAGTTCACCGCATCGCCCTCGATGTAGACAAGGCGCAGGACGCACTGTTTGCGCAATGCGCCGGCATCGCCCGGTTCAGCTGGAACTGGGCTCTCGACCGATGGAAATCCCAATATACCGCGCATTGCGAAAACAATTCCCTGCCCAAGCCTTCCGAGGCTGCGCTGCGACGCGAACTCAATGCCATCAAGCGGGCTGAATACCCCTGGATGCTGCATGCGCCCAAAGCGGTTCCACAGCAGGCTATCAAGAATCTTGGTGCCGCGTTCAAGGGGTTCTTCGAGGGGCGCTCCCGCTATCCCAACTTCAAAGCAAAAGATCTCTGTCGTGAGAGCTTTCGGCCGGACAATGGCCCCGGGACATTCCGTGTCGAAGGGCGACGCCTGAAACTGCCGCGCATTGGCTGGGTGTCTATGCGGGAGGCCCTGCGCTTTGGTTCCGACATGAATCCAACCTTGAAATCCGTCACCATCTCGCGGGAGGCGGGCCGGTGGTTCGCGGCGATTGCGGTTGAGATCGATCACAGCTTTACACCTCGCCCCGAAGGGGCGGTCATCGGCGTCGATCTCGGCGTTACGGATCTGGCCACCTTGAGCGACGGCCGCAAGTTCTCCGGTTCAAAATCCTTGGGTCGCAACCTGAAGCGGCTCGCACGACTGCAGAGATCTCATGCGCGAAAACAAAAGGGCGGGAAAAATCGGGCACGGTCTCGTGCCCGGATTGCAAAGCTCCATGCACGCATCCGCAACATCCGCCACGATGGGTTGCACAAGCTCACTAACAAGCTGTCGCGTGAAGCCAGCACAGTGGTCATCGAAGACCTCAATGTTCGCGGCATGATGGCGAACCGGCATCTTTCCCGCGCCATTTCCGATATGGGGTTTTTCGAGTTCCGTCGGCAGCTGAGCTACAAGCTCGCGCGCCTTGGTGGCATTCTTGTTGCCGCCGGCAGGTTCTTTGCGTCCAGCAAGATCTGTTCGGCATGTCACACCAAAGCGGAACTTCTTCCGCTCTCGGTCCGCTCATGGACCTGCGCCAATTGCGGCGCGCAGCACGATCGCGACATCAATGCGGCGATCAACCTCAAGAATCTGGCCGGTAGCGAGGACCTCAAGGTCCGTCCGGTGTCAGCTTGTGGAGTGGAAGGCTCTGGCGGCGGGACTGATCCTGTCGTGAAACCGGCCACGATGAAGCAGGAAAATGGACCTGATCAGAAAAGATCAGGTCCATGAAAGCGGCGTTCTTCACGCTCGACGAGGGCAAGATCACGCGCGTCGTCACCTATTACAACCTCGCCGACTGGATCGCGCAGGTCTCATGATGGAGGTGCGGCGGCTGACCGGAGAGGCGCTGGATGCGGCGCTCGACGACGTGGCGCGGCTGCGGATCGCGGTGTTTCGGGACTGGCCCTACATCTACGATGGATCGCTCGACTATGAGCGGCGCTATATCCAGAGCTATCGGGAGAGCGAGGCCGCCGTGGTCGTCGGTGCCTTCGACGGGGCGACGCTGGTGGGCGCCGCGACGGGCACGCCGCTTGAAGATCACGCCGGTGATTTCGCCGCACCGTTCGCAAGCACCGGGCTGAAACTGGAAGACGTGTTCTACTGTGCCGAGTCGGTCCTTCTGCCCGACTATCGCGGGCAGGGGCTGGGTCACGCCTTCTTCGACCACCGCGAGGCCCATGCGCGCGAGTTGGGGCGCAGCCATTCGGTCTTCTGCTCGGTGATCCGGCCCGACGATCATCGGCTCAAACCTGCCGCGTATCGCCCGCTCGACGGGTTCTGGCGCAAGCGCGGCTATGCGCCGATGGAGGGCGTGATCGCTCGGTTCAAATGGACCGATCTGGGTGAGAAGAGCCAGACCGAGAAGGCGCTGCAATTCTGGGGGCGCACGCTGTGAGCCGCGAGGTGACGATCGCGGCGGCGGCCTATCCGCTCGACTGGTTCGAGGATTGGGCGGGCTATGCGGCGAAGGTCGCGGCTTGGGTGGCCGAGGCCGCAGGGCAGGGCGCGCAGCTTCTGGTCTTTCCCGAATATGGCGCAATGGAACTGGCGAGCCTCGGCGGCGCAGAGGTCGCGGGCGATCTGGAAGCCGCGCTGGTCCATGTGGCCGGGCTGCGGGCGGACATGGAAGCGCTGTTCGCCGACCTCGCGGCGGAGCATGGCTTGCATATTCTCGCCCCCTCCGGACCCGTCATCGACGGCACCAAGCGCGTCAACCGAGCGAGCCTGTTCGGCCCCGGCGGGCTGATCGGGCATCAGGACAAGGTGATCATGACGCGGTTCGAGCGCGAGATCTGGCATGTCGATGCAGGCGAGGGGCTGGTGCTCTTCGACACCGCGCTCGGCAAGATCGGCGTCACGATCTGCTACGACAGCGAATTCCCCCTGCTGGCGCGCGCGCTGGCCGAGGCGGGGGCGGAGATCATCCTCGTGCCCTCCTGCACCGACACGTTCGCGGGCTATAATCGGGTGCGGATCGGCGCGATGGCGCGCGCGCTGGAAAACCAATGCGTGACCGTGCAGGCGCCCACCGTGGGCGACGCGCTCTGGTGTCCGGCTGTGGACGAGAACCGCGGCACGGCTGCGATCTTCGCGCCACCCGACGGGCTCTGGCCGGAAAGCGGGATCGTGGCCGAAGGGGCGCCCGACTCACCCGGCTGGACCTTCGCGACGGTGGACTTGGATCGCGTCGCGCAAAGCCGCACCGCAGGAACCGTTTTGCCCTTCAAACATTGGTCCGAGCAGTCCGAAGCGGCCCAAATAATCCGGATCGCCTCGGAAAACCCCGCCCAGCCTTGACATTGCCCTTGAATTTCGCGGCTTACGAGCGCATTTAAACGCTCGCCCGCAGATGACGCGGGTAACCATTTATGGAGTGACCATGGCCAAGGAAGAAATGCTCGAATTTCCCGGTGTCGTGAAGGAACTCCTGCCTAACGCGACGTTTCGGGTCGAGCTGGAAAACGGCCATGAGATCATCGCGCATATGGCAGGCAAGATGCGTAAGAACCGCATCCGTGTTCTGGCAGGCGACAAGGTTCAGGTGGAAATGAACACCTACGACCTCACGAAGGGTCGTATCAACTACCGCTTCAAGTGAAGCTGATCCTCGGCTCGGCGAGCCCGCGACGGCGAGAGCTTCTGGCCCAGCTCGGGCTGGAGCCTTTTGACGTGCGCCCCGCCGATATCGACGAGACGCCGTTCAAGGGCGAGGCCGCGCGCGACTATGTCGCCCGCATGGCCCGCGAGAAAGCGATGGCGCTCGATGTGGCCGATGACGAGGTGCTGCTGAGCGCCGATACCACGGTGACCTGCGGGCGCCGTATCTTGGGCAAACCCGAAGACGAGAAAGAAGCGGCGGAGTTTCTCTGGCTGCTCTCCGGGCGTCGGCACCATGTGTTTACCGCTGTGGCGGTGCGCACGGCGCAGCGCCTGCGCGAACGGCTTGTCGATACGGTGGTGAAGTTCAAGCCGCTCAGCGACGAGGACGTGAACGGCTATCTCGCCTCGGGCGAATGGCACGGCAAGGCGGGCGGCTACGCGATCCAGGGACGCGGCGGAGTTTTCGTCCCGTGGATTCAAGGATCTTTCACCGCAGTCGTGGGCCTGCCGCTCGCAGAAACCGCAACGCTGCTCGCGAGCGCGGGCATTCGAGGGGAAGTGTAATGCAGGGGCGCGTGGTTCTGCTGGACGAGATCGCCGGTCGCGAAGCGGCGGCGCTGATGGTCGACGGGCAACTGGAAGACCTGATTATCGACACCTCGGAGGAGATCAGCTTCGCCCCCGGCGCGATTCTGCGCGGCACGATCGGTCGCCAGATGAAAGGGCAGGGCGGCGTCTTCGTCGATCTGCCCGAAGGCGGACGTGGCTTCTTGAAAGAGGTAAAGGGGCTTGCCCCCGGCCAGACCGTGATCTGCATGGTCTCTGGCGGCACCGAGCCCGGCAAGGCGCTGCCCGTGACGCTGCGCGCGCTGTTCAAATCGCGCTACGCCATCGTCACCCCCGGCGCGCCCGGCATCAACGTCTCGCGCCGGATCCATGAAGAGGAACTGCGCGCCGATTTGCAGGCAGCAGCCGAGGCGGTGATGGAAGGCTCGGATATGGGCGTGATCCTGCGCTCCGCCGCGGCCCATGTGCCGCTCGAAGAGGTGGCTGAGGATGTCGCGGCGATGCGCGAACTGGCCGAGGCCGTGACCAACGACGTTGAGGGCGGGCCGGAGCTTCTCGTCGACGCGCCCGATCCGCATGAAGAAGCTTGGCGCGACTGGGCCGAACCGGTGCCGGACGAGGTAATCGAAGGCGGGTTCGACGATCACGGCGTTACCGACGCGATCGAAGCGCTTCTGCACCCGCGGGTCGATCTGCCGGGCGGGGCGCATCTGATGATCGAGCCGACTCGCGCCCTGATCGCGGTCGACGTCAATACCGGCAACGACACGACACCCGCCGCGGCGCTCAAAGCGAATATCGCCGCGGCTCGCGAATTGCCCCGTCAGCTGCGCCTGCGCGGCCTTGGAGGGCAGGTCGTGATCGATTTCGCCCCGATGCCCAAACGCGACCGTCAGGCGCTCGAGCAGCAGCTGCGCCGCGCCGTCAAAGGCGAGCCCGAGACGTCGCTCGCAGGCTGGACGCCGCTGGGTAATTTCGAGATGCAACGCAAGCGCGACCGCGTCCCGCTCGTGCGCCTTCTGCGGGGCCAGAACAGGGAGGCGAAATGAGCTGTCCGATCTGCGGCAAGGTTGCCGACCCGAAATATCGCCCCTTCTGTTCGAAGCGTTGCGCCGATGTCGATCTGGCGCGCTGGCTGAACGGATCCTACGTCATTCCCGGCGATATCGCCGAGGAAGAAGAGCGCGCGCCGACCGGTCCCGCAGGCGATGATACGCCCCCCGGCAAGCCGCACTGAGACGTTTCGCAAGTTCCCGTAAATTTCTGCGAAATCCCTCTGGACACCCCCCGCGCCCTCGTCTAGTAACCGCTCCACCAAGACCGAAAGGTCGCAGTGCCCGGATAGCTCAGTTGGTAGAGCAGCGGATTGAAAATTCGCGTGTCGGTGGTTCGAGTCCGCCTCCGGGCACCACTAAAATCCTCAAAATTGAATTACGTGTTGGTCTGGCTTCGCTCTATTCATAGCGTGGCTTCAAACGGTTCTGCGCCGGTGAACTTCCCCCGCCGCAGACTGGAATAACTTAACGCGGAAACTGCGGCTTGGGCGTGCGCGCGACCTCGTCGGCAGTCGCGGTGTGATTCAGCACATAATGCGTCGCGACGACGTCGCCGATCAGCCCGGCAGCGGCTTCCGAAGCCGGATCGAAACCGCGCTCCACCGCCTGACCCAGCAGCGCAGCGTCATAGCCGGTGGCGATGAGTAGCCACGGCATCGGAGCATCGGCGCCGCGCAGTGCTTGCTCGCGCGTCATCGGCGGCGGTGCAGTCGGACGAAGCAGCTGAACGCTGGCGATACCCGGGCGATAGGCGATCTCCCGCAGCACCTCCTGTGCGATCCAGGAAGCCGCAGCGTCTTCATTTCCGGGGCCGGGTTGAAAGCGGAAGGCGGTGGCGAAACCGCCCAGACCGTAGCCCTCGCTCGCCGGAATCGTGCAGAAACCGCGCATCATGCCGCGAAATCTCGGCATGATCGCACCAGTCCAGGATGTGGGGTTGTTCAGGCGGTCGAGGTAGCCCTGCGACGTCGCCACGTCGGTCCCGCTGACTTCATAGGTGACCATGTAGCGTGGCCCGCTCTCGGTCGCGATCCAGCGCGTCGCCCGCAGGAACCCAGGAACCGAGAGGCGCTCATGCAGGTGCTCATGGCTGTGCCAGTGGTCGTGGTCGGCGGTGTCACCGTCGATGTCATAGAACAGCACCATCGCCGCATCGCTGCAAAGCGCCATGGTCCGCCTCCCCCGCTTGTTTGGATTGGCCTGAAGCTATCGACGGGTGCCGGGGAAGGCAAGTTGTGGTGCTATCCCTTTGTCGTAGCTGCTCCGCTCCGACAAGGCGCGCAATTCCAACGCGCTCAAGCCGCATTCGTCGCCCAGATACAAAACGCCGCCGCAAGCCCCTGAACATCAAAGCCAAACCCGCAGGCTCCCGATCTGAACGACGCAGCGCTGGGGCAGGTCAGTGCGGTGAAGTGTCTTGAAGCGCGCCCTCGAAGAAATTCGTCACGGTGGCGCGCACAGTTGCTTCGACGTCGATTTCCAAGGGCATGTTGTAGACGAATTTTCGAATGGCGATGTAGAACACCGCTCCGTGTAGCCCCCAGAGGAGTTCGACCTCGTCGGTGTCTGGCGCAGCGCGGTCTTCGGCGTCTTGCCGGGAAGCGCGCAATTCCATCGCAGCCGGTTCGATGATCTTCGTTCGAATGATATCGAGGTAGCGTTCGGTCAGCCCGTAGGACTTCAGCCCGGACGACACGAAAATGCGAACCCAGTCATAGTCGAACACCCGTTCAGAGTATTCGATGTAGAATTGCGTAAGGCGATCCTGAAGAGAGCGGCCGCCTTCGAGCACCAGCTGTTCCCAGTCCGGGTTCCAGCGCTCGAGAAAAACATGCTCGTAGACGCGTTCGATCAGTGCGTCCTTGCTTTCGAAATGCCGGTAGATGACCGCGTGGGACACGCCCATACGCTTGGCCAGTTCGCGTGTCTGGCCCTCAAATCCCGATTCGGCGAAGAACCGGACCGCCTCGGTGACGATCAGTTTTTCGCGTTCCTCCCCGCGCATGTTCTTGCGGCGCGGCCGTTGATTTTCGGTCTTTTTCTCCGAGGTCATGCCTGTCTCTCTTCTCTTATCCCGAGCCTAATGCAAACTATTGTAGTAACCAACTGGTCATTTTTTCTTGACCGGTCCCGATTGTCCTGCATTATAGAAGTTACCAATTGGTCACTTTGTAGCTGGGGAGAGCTGCGGGCCAGAGGAGGATAAGTGAAACTACCATCGTTCGAATTTCTGCGTGCGCGCAGTCTTGCTGAGGCATGGGCGCTGCATTCCGACGCGGGCGGCGACGCGGTCTACCTGTCGGGCGGGCACAGTGTCGTGCCCTCGATGGCGCTGCGTCTGCAGGCGCCGTCGCGGCTGATCGATATCTCGCAAATTGCCGAACTGCACGGTGTCGAGCTACAGGGCGATGCGCTGCGCATCGGTGCGATGACCCGTCATGCGGAAGTTCTGGCCAATCCGTTGATCGCGCGCCATGCGCCGCTGCTTTCCCGCGCTGCACCCCATGTCGCGCACCCGGCAATTCGCAATCGTGGCACGATCGGTGGCAATCTGGCGCTCGCCGATCCGGCATCGGAATTCCCGGCTGCTGTGCTGGCGATGCGGGCGGAGCTCGAGGTCATGGGCCCCGAAGGCCAGCGCATGATCGCCGCCGACGATTTTTTCCTCGACCTCTACGAAACCGCCCTCATCCCCGGCGAAGTGCTGACCGCCATTCACGTGCCGCTCCCTCCCGAAGGACGGATGTTCGGCTTCGACGAGATCGCGCGTCGCCGGGGCGATTACGCCATGGTGGGCGTTGCCGCACAGGCCGATCTGTCCGATGGCGTGGTTTCCGATGCGTCGGTGACGCTGTTTTCGGTGGGTGTCACCCCGATGCGCGCCACCGCAGCGCAAGACGCGCTGAAAGGCGCGCCGCTTTCAACGGACTCCATTGCCCGCGCTCAGGCCGCCCTGGCCACCGATCTCGACCCACCCGACGATCCCGGTTTCCCGGCAGAGCGTCGCCTGCAACTCGCGCGCGTCCTCCTGGGACGGGTGCTGACCCGGATGGAGGCTGTTCAATGAAGGTTATGTTGAGCACGACCGTGAATGGTGAACAGGTTCAGGAAGCCGTTCTCCCCCGCACCAGTCTCGCCGATTTCCTGCGCGAGGATCTGGGCCTGACGGGCACGCATCTGGGCTGCGAAATGGGTGCCTGCGGGGCCTGTCTGGTGCTCATGGACGGCGTTCCGGTGCATGCCTGCCTCGTGCTGGCGGTGCAGGCGGAGGGGAGCACGATCGAGACGATCGAGGGGCTCAACGAGACCGGGGCTGCGGCCGATCTTCAGGCGCGTTTCCACGACCGCAACGCGCTGCAATGCGGTTTTTGCACGAATGGAATGCTGATGAGCGCGCAGGCGTTGCTGGAGGCGAACCCGGCACCGACCCGAGACGAAATCCGCGACGCGCTGTCGGGCAATTACTGCCGCTGCACAGGCTACGAGGCCATCGTGGACGCCATCGACACCACCGCCCGCGACCGCGCGGCCCGGACGGAGGCGGCGAAATGACCATGCATATCGGCCAGTCGCAGCGCCGCGAGAATGCGCGTCGCCACCTCTCGGGTCGGGGGCACTTTGTCAGCGACCTCACCTTGCCGCGCATGCTGCACGCTGTCTTTGTCCGCAGCCCGATGGCAAAGGGTCGGCTCGTCGAGATCGACACGAGCGAAGCCGAACAATCCCCCGGCGTGGTGCGGATCCTGACCGCCGCCGAGCTGAACGCGCGCTGCAAGCCGTGGGTCGGCACGCTCGCGCATTTCGCAGGCATGCAGAGCCCGCCGATGAACATCCTCGCCGAGGAGGAAGTGCTGTGGACCGGCCAGCCGGTGGCGATGATCATCGCCAAGAGCCGGGCCGAGGCCGAGGATGCCGCCGACTTGGTGATGGTGGATATCGAGGATTCCGAGCCGGTGACCGATGGCGCTGCGGCCTTGCAGGACGGCGCGCCCTTGGCGAACAGTGCTGCGCGAAACAATCTGTGTTACGAGGCGCTGTTGGAAACGCCAGCGGTGAACGAGGCCTTCGCCGATGCCGCGCATGTGGTCGAGGCCAGCTTCACTTTTGGCCGCCACACCGCCGTCACGCTCGAGCCGCGCGCGGTGATCGCCGATTTCGACCCGTCGAGTGGCGCGCTCACCGTGCATCACGGGACGCAGACACCCTATCAGTTCCAGGACGTCTATGCGCGCCACTTCGGTCTGCCCGAGGGCAAGGTCCGCGTCATCGCACCCGATGTGGGCGGCTCGTTCGGCATGAAGCTGCATGTCTATAACGAAGAGATGGGCGCCGTCGCGGCGAGCATGATCCTCGAGCGCCCGGTGCGCTACGTGGCCGACCGGCTGGAAAGCTTTCTTTCCGACATCCATGCTCGCGATCATATCGTGAAAGGCCGCATGGCGCTGGACGCGGAGGGCAAGATCCTCGCGATGGACGTCGATGATCTGGCGCCGGTCGGTGCGGTCTCGGCCTATCCGCGCACCAGCGCTGCCGAGGGCAATCAGGTGATCCGCCTCATGGGCGCTCCCTACAACATGCCCGATTATCGCGGACGGCTGCAGGTCGCCTTTCAGAACAAGGTGCAAACGAGCCAGTATCGCGCGGTGGGGCATCCCATCGCCTGTGCGGTGACCGAGGCGCTGGTCGAACGGGCGGCGGAGGTCACGGGCCTCGATCCGTTCGAGATCCGTGCCCGCAACCTGATTGCCGACGATGCTTATCCGCATGTGTCGGCCACCGGCTATCAGTTCGAGAAGCTCTCGCATCAGGCCAGTCTGGCCAAGCTGCGCGAGATGATGGAC contains:
- a CDS encoding IS607 family transposase; amino-acid sequence: MKRLVSIGEAAKALGVTPLTLRRWDESGKLKPDLVTEGGRRRYDLAKLQPELHRQQDNAARRTVAYARVSSHDQKPDLERQAQLLEAYCAGQGWTYEVLTDLGSGMNYRKKGLKRLLEDIVEDRVGRLVITHKDRLLRFGAELVFAICEAKNVEVVILNQGEDTSFEEDLARDVLEIVTVFSARLYGARSRKSAKLIADIKAAAEGGDDGT
- a CDS encoding RNA-guided endonuclease TnpB family protein, whose amino-acid sequence is MALDGAAISTRIMTVHRIALDVDKAQDALFAQCAGIARFSWNWALDRWKSQYTAHCENNSLPKPSEAALRRELNAIKRAEYPWMLHAPKAVPQQAIKNLGAAFKGFFEGRSRYPNFKAKDLCRESFRPDNGPGTFRVEGRRLKLPRIGWVSMREALRFGSDMNPTLKSVTISREAGRWFAAIAVEIDHSFTPRPEGAVIGVDLGVTDLATLSDGRKFSGSKSLGRNLKRLARLQRSHARKQKGGKNRARSRARIAKLHARIRNIRHDGLHKLTNKLSREASTVVIEDLNVRGMMANRHLSRAISDMGFFEFRRQLSYKLARLGGILVAAGRFFASSKICSACHTKAELLPLSVRSWTCANCGAQHDRDINAAINLKNLAGSEDLKVRPVSACGVEGSGGGTDPVVKPATMKQENGPDQKRSGP
- a CDS encoding GNAT family N-acetyltransferase gives rise to the protein MEVRRLTGEALDAALDDVARLRIAVFRDWPYIYDGSLDYERRYIQSYRESEAAVVVGAFDGATLVGAATGTPLEDHAGDFAAPFASTGLKLEDVFYCAESVLLPDYRGQGLGHAFFDHREAHARELGRSHSVFCSVIRPDDHRLKPAAYRPLDGFWRKRGYAPMEGVIARFKWTDLGEKSQTEKALQFWGRTL
- a CDS encoding carbon-nitrogen hydrolase family protein, producing MTIAAAAYPLDWFEDWAGYAAKVAAWVAEAAGQGAQLLVFPEYGAMELASLGGAEVAGDLEAALVHVAGLRADMEALFADLAAEHGLHILAPSGPVIDGTKRVNRASLFGPGGLIGHQDKVIMTRFEREIWHVDAGEGLVLFDTALGKIGVTICYDSEFPLLARALAEAGAEIILVPSCTDTFAGYNRVRIGAMARALENQCVTVQAPTVGDALWCPAVDENRGTAAIFAPPDGLWPESGIVAEGAPDSPGWTFATVDLDRVAQSRTAGTVLPFKHWSEQSEAAQIIRIASENPAQP
- the infA gene encoding translation initiation factor IF-1, with protein sequence MAKEEMLEFPGVVKELLPNATFRVELENGHEIIAHMAGKMRKNRIRVLAGDKVQVEMNTYDLTKGRINYRFK
- a CDS encoding nucleoside triphosphate pyrophosphatase, coding for MKLILGSASPRRRELLAQLGLEPFDVRPADIDETPFKGEAARDYVARMAREKAMALDVADDEVLLSADTTVTCGRRILGKPEDEKEAAEFLWLLSGRRHHVFTAVAVRTAQRLRERLVDTVVKFKPLSDEDVNGYLASGEWHGKAGGYAIQGRGGVFVPWIQGSFTAVVGLPLAETATLLASAGIRGEV
- a CDS encoding ribonuclease E/G; protein product: MQGRVVLLDEIAGREAAALMVDGQLEDLIIDTSEEISFAPGAILRGTIGRQMKGQGGVFVDLPEGGRGFLKEVKGLAPGQTVICMVSGGTEPGKALPVTLRALFKSRYAIVTPGAPGINVSRRIHEEELRADLQAAAEAVMEGSDMGVILRSAAAHVPLEEVAEDVAAMRELAEAVTNDVEGGPELLVDAPDPHEEAWRDWAEPVPDEVIEGGFDDHGVTDAIEALLHPRVDLPGGAHLMIEPTRALIAVDVNTGNDTTPAAALKANIAAARELPRQLRLRGLGGQVVIDFAPMPKRDRQALEQQLRRAVKGEPETSLAGWTPLGNFEMQRKRDRVPLVRLLRGQNREAK
- a CDS encoding DNA gyrase inhibitor YacG; protein product: MSCPICGKVADPKYRPFCSKRCADVDLARWLNGSYVIPGDIAEEEERAPTGPAGDDTPPGKPH
- a CDS encoding TetR/AcrR family transcriptional regulator, producing the protein MTSEKKTENQRPRRKNMRGEEREKLIVTEAVRFFAESGFEGQTRELAKRMGVSHAVIYRHFESKDALIERVYEHVFLERWNPDWEQLVLEGGRSLQDRLTQFYIEYSERVFDYDWVRIFVSSGLKSYGLTERYLDIIRTKIIEPAAMELRASRQDAEDRAAPDTDEVELLWGLHGAVFYIAIRKFVYNMPLEIDVEATVRATVTNFFEGALQDTSPH
- a CDS encoding xanthine dehydrogenase family protein subunit M, whose amino-acid sequence is MKLPSFEFLRARSLAEAWALHSDAGGDAVYLSGGHSVVPSMALRLQAPSRLIDISQIAELHGVELQGDALRIGAMTRHAEVLANPLIARHAPLLSRAAPHVAHPAIRNRGTIGGNLALADPASEFPAAVLAMRAELEVMGPEGQRMIAADDFFLDLYETALIPGEVLTAIHVPLPPEGRMFGFDEIARRRGDYAMVGVAAQADLSDGVVSDASVTLFSVGVTPMRATAAQDALKGAPLSTDSIARAQAALATDLDPPDDPGFPAERRLQLARVLLGRVLTRMEAVQ
- a CDS encoding (2Fe-2S)-binding protein; this translates as MKVMLSTTVNGEQVQEAVLPRTSLADFLREDLGLTGTHLGCEMGACGACLVLMDGVPVHACLVLAVQAEGSTIETIEGLNETGAAADLQARFHDRNALQCGFCTNGMLMSAQALLEANPAPTRDEIRDALSGNYCRCTGYEAIVDAIDTTARDRAARTEAAK
- a CDS encoding xanthine dehydrogenase family protein molybdopterin-binding subunit → MTMHIGQSQRRENARRHLSGRGHFVSDLTLPRMLHAVFVRSPMAKGRLVEIDTSEAEQSPGVVRILTAAELNARCKPWVGTLAHFAGMQSPPMNILAEEEVLWTGQPVAMIIAKSRAEAEDAADLVMVDIEDSEPVTDGAAALQDGAPLANSAARNNLCYEALLETPAVNEAFADAAHVVEASFTFGRHTAVTLEPRAVIADFDPSSGALTVHHGTQTPYQFQDVYARHFGLPEGKVRVIAPDVGGSFGMKLHVYNEEMGAVAASMILERPVRYVADRLESFLSDIHARDHIVKGRMALDAEGKILAMDVDDLAPVGAVSAYPRTSAAEGNQVIRLMGAPYNMPDYRGRLQVAFQNKVQTSQYRAVGHPIACAVTEALVERAAEVTGLDPFEIRARNLIADDAYPHVSATGYQFEKLSHQASLAKLREMMDPDALRADQARLREQGIYRGFGIASFVEITNPGAAFYGVGGARISAQDGAVVRMTPSGDIHCAISVTEQGQGTETIIAQVVADQLGVSPERVSVTTGDTATTPSGGATWACRGAGIGGETALRAGRKLRERILTLAGALLQADPATLRLEDGAVVDVATGEARITLEEIGRVATYRPDTLPDGVDHSLTVAHHFAPSGYPFDFTNGIQGSLVEVDVETGIVRILKHWVVEDCGRIINPLLVDEQIRGGVVQGLGPAFFEECQYDTDGQLTNGSLADYLVPMACEMPDIEIAHIETPTEDTILGAKGVGEAGTAAAGAAAMNAVNDALRPFGARLTQTPMTPLRILDALDAARKQRTDP